A genome region from Anaerolineales bacterium includes the following:
- the infC gene encoding translation initiation factor IF-3, producing the protein MKSEEKPISASEFRVNEQIRTREVRLIGADGANVGVVSLQEALRLAREASLDLVEVSPGADPPVCRVLNLGKFLYEKEKKERQARKAQTKIEVKEIRLRPKTTDHHRSFKIRDARKWLQDGMKVKVRIRFRGREITYPEIAREDLAQIAKELEDVGVVEQQPDMEGRTMLMVLGPSKKK; encoded by the coding sequence GGAGGAAAAACCCATCAGCGCATCGGAATTTCGCGTCAACGAGCAGATCCGGACCCGCGAAGTCCGCCTCATCGGGGCGGACGGAGCCAACGTGGGCGTGGTCAGCCTGCAGGAAGCCCTGCGCCTGGCGCGCGAGGCAAGCCTGGATTTGGTGGAAGTCTCGCCGGGGGCCGATCCGCCGGTCTGCCGGGTGCTGAACCTGGGGAAGTTCCTCTACGAAAAGGAAAAGAAGGAACGGCAGGCCCGCAAGGCGCAGACCAAGATCGAAGTCAAGGAGATCCGCCTGCGCCCCAAGACCACCGACCACCACCGTTCGTTTAAAATCCGCGATGCGCGCAAGTGGTTGCAGGACGGGATGAAGGTCAAGGTGCGGATCCGCTTCCGCGGCCGGGAAATCACCTACCCGGAGATCGCGCGCGAGGACCTGGCCCAGATCGCCAAGGAGCTGGAGGACGTGGGGGTGGTGGAGCAGCAGCCGGATATGGAAGGGCGCACGATGCTGATGGTGCTGGGGCCGTCGAAAAAGAAATAG